The Thermus brockianus genome window below encodes:
- a CDS encoding ABC transporter permease, producing MTAYILRRILYLIPTFFGATFLAFLIIQLAPGDYLTQLELDPKVTPETIARLRVQFGLDRPIYEQYLLWMDNLLHLNLGYSFAFQAPVLEVIWPRVVNSMVIVIPSTLLLYLVAIPVGVYGAVRQYSLGDRLLSFLAYIGLSVPSFFLALIAIYVLLQIKFRTGTLIFPVSGMTSSGFEQMPPLRQILDIAWHAVVPVLVATANDIAGLSRLMRGQMLEVLGQDYIRTARAKGLAERVVLYKHAFRNAVIPFVATLGGLLPSLISGAGFVEVVMAWPGITPFFLDAIANQDLYVIAGFLTVSLVLLMIGNLISDLLLAWVDPRIRYE from the coding sequence ATGACCGCATATATCCTTCGCCGAATCCTGTACCTGATCCCCACCTTCTTCGGGGCTACCTTCCTGGCCTTCCTCATCATCCAGCTGGCCCCGGGGGATTACCTGACCCAGCTGGAGCTGGATCCCAAGGTAACCCCGGAGACCATCGCCCGCCTTAGGGTCCAGTTCGGCCTGGATCGCCCCATCTACGAGCAGTACCTGCTTTGGATGGATAACCTGTTGCACCTGAACCTGGGCTACTCCTTCGCCTTCCAGGCGCCGGTCCTGGAGGTGATCTGGCCCCGGGTGGTGAACTCCATGGTAATCGTCATCCCCTCCACCCTTCTTCTGTACCTGGTGGCCATTCCCGTCGGGGTCTACGGGGCGGTGCGCCAGTACTCTTTGGGTGACCGCCTCCTCTCCTTTCTGGCCTACATCGGGCTCTCGGTGCCCAGCTTTTTCCTGGCGCTCATCGCCATCTACGTGCTTCTCCAGATCAAGTTCCGCACGGGTACCCTTATCTTTCCGGTTTCCGGCATGACCAGCAGCGGCTTTGAGCAGATGCCGCCCTTGCGCCAGATCCTGGACATCGCCTGGCATGCGGTGGTGCCTGTGCTGGTGGCCACCGCCAACGATATCGCCGGGCTTTCCCGCCTCATGCGGGGACAGATGCTAGAGGTCTTGGGGCAGGACTATATCCGAACCGCCCGGGCCAAGGGCTTGGCCGAGCGGGTGGTCCTGTACAAGCATGCCTTTCGCAACGCGGTGATTCCCTTTGTGGCCACCTTGGGCGGGCTTCTTCCCAGCCTGATCTCGGGAGCGGGGTTCGTGGAGGTGGTTATGGCCTGGCCGGGTATTACCCCCTTTTTCCTGGACGCCATCGCCAACCAGGACCTTTACGTGATCGCCGGTTTTCTCACGGTGAGCCTGGTCCTCTTGATGATCGGCAACCTCATCTCCGATCTCCTCCTGGCCTGGGTGGACCCCAGGATCCGCTACGAATAG
- a CDS encoding ABC transporter permease has protein sequence MERLSSSTARTQLVLRQFRKHRLAVWGGRILLVLYLMAAFAGFFSPYDPNYYELYPPKGNHPPTRIHFVDPETGRLSRPFVYATKRSIDPVTLQPRYEEDPSQGKFYLRFFVRTPDQPYTVFKVFRSDLRLIGVDPPGRIFLMGTDNFGRDLFSRIVYGGQVSLTIGILSALVSFALGLLLGGIAGYFSGRPFALSLPPRAWRGWSGVLGLVGLLLWLAVAAGVLFLAWSFVRLSPGKGVFSLAVDGVVLLLGFGGALLILWKVFREPLKLDPDDLIMRTVEIIAAIPSLFLLISLRAVFPTNIDPLITFYLVVGLLGFIGWGGLARVVRGIVLSVREMDYVQAARALGASDGRIIARHVLPATASYVIVSLSLTIPGFILGESGLSFLGLGVTEPYTSWGLLLQAAQQGGFASFTDRPWVLWPGFFIFLAVLSWNFLGDGLRDALDPRRRR, from the coding sequence GTGGAACGCCTTTCGTCTTCTACCGCCCGCACCCAGCTGGTTTTGCGCCAGTTTCGCAAGCACCGCCTGGCGGTCTGGGGCGGGCGCATTCTTCTGGTGCTTTACCTGATGGCCGCCTTCGCCGGGTTTTTCAGCCCCTACGATCCCAACTACTATGAGCTCTATCCCCCCAAGGGGAACCACCCGCCCACCCGAATCCACTTTGTGGACCCCGAAACGGGAAGGCTCAGTCGGCCTTTTGTCTACGCCACCAAACGCAGCATTGATCCGGTAACCCTCCAGCCCCGTTACGAGGAGGATCCATCCCAGGGCAAGTTCTACCTGCGCTTTTTCGTGCGAACCCCCGACCAGCCCTACACCGTCTTCAAGGTGTTCCGCTCCGACCTAAGGCTCATTGGGGTGGATCCCCCGGGGCGCATCTTCCTTATGGGTACGGATAACTTTGGCCGGGACCTCTTCAGCCGGATCGTCTACGGGGGGCAGGTATCCCTTACCATCGGTATCCTTTCCGCTTTGGTTTCCTTCGCCCTGGGGCTCTTGCTGGGGGGCATCGCCGGCTACTTTTCGGGGCGGCCCTTTGCCCTTTCCCTCCCCCCTCGAGCCTGGCGCGGCTGGAGCGGGGTGCTGGGGCTTGTGGGCCTTCTTCTCTGGCTGGCAGTGGCCGCTGGCGTTCTTTTCTTGGCCTGGTCCTTTGTGCGGCTCAGCCCTGGCAAGGGTGTCTTTTCCCTGGCGGTGGATGGGGTCGTCCTGCTCCTGGGTTTTGGGGGAGCCCTTCTTATCCTTTGGAAGGTTTTCCGGGAGCCTTTGAAGCTCGATCCTGACGACCTCATCATGCGCACCGTGGAGATCATCGCCGCCATTCCCAGCCTTTTCCTCCTCATCTCCTTGCGGGCGGTGTTTCCCACCAACATTGATCCGCTCATCACCTTTTACCTGGTGGTGGGGCTTTTGGGCTTCATCGGCTGGGGGGGATTGGCCCGGGTGGTGCGGGGGATCGTCCTCTCCGTGCGGGAGATGGACTACGTGCAGGCGGCCAGGGCCTTGGGGGCTTCGGATGGGCGCATCATCGCCCGGCATGTTCTTCCCGCCACGGCGAGCTACGTGATCGTGAGCCTATCCCTCACCATCCCCGGCTTTATCCTGGGAGAAAGCGGGCTTTCCTTCTTAGGCCTTGGGGTTACGGAGCCGTACACCAGTTGGGGGCTCCTGCTCCAGGCGGCGCAACAGGGCGGCTTCGCTTCCTTTACCGACCGCCCTTGGGTGCTTTGGCCTGGGTTTTTCATCTTCCTGGCTGTGCTTTCGTGGAACTTCCTGGGGGATGGGCTCCGGGACGCCTTGGACCCAAGGAGGAGGCGGTAG
- a CDS encoding ABC transporter ATP-binding protein has protein sequence MDDKRLLEVRDLKVHFFTDDGVVKAVDGVSFHVDKGETLAVVGESGSGKSVTSLAIMRLIPTPPGRIVGGEILFRGKDGQVRDLTKLSEAEMRRIRGNDIAMIFQEPMTSLNPVYTVGDQIAEAIMLHQGKSRREAMELAAHMLDLVGIPEPKKRLANYPHQMSGGMRQRVMIAMALSCNPSLLIADEPTTALDVTIQAQILELMKKLQEEIGMSILFITHNLGVVAEMADRVVVMYAGRAVEQADVVPLFREPLHPYTRGLLHSVPRLDLAAERKERLEAIPGNVPNPLYLPSGCAFHPRCKHYVEGLCDREVPPLEEVGDGRQVRCVRWREIREVRA, from the coding sequence ATGGACGACAAGCGGCTGCTGGAGGTGAGAGACCTTAAGGTCCACTTCTTCACGGACGATGGCGTGGTGAAGGCGGTGGACGGGGTGTCCTTCCACGTGGACAAAGGGGAGACCCTGGCGGTGGTGGGGGAGTCGGGCTCGGGGAAGAGCGTGACTTCCTTGGCCATCATGCGGCTCATTCCCACGCCCCCGGGGCGGATTGTGGGCGGGGAGATCCTCTTCCGGGGGAAGGACGGCCAGGTGCGGGACCTCACCAAGCTCTCCGAGGCGGAGATGCGGCGCATCCGGGGTAACGACATCGCCATGATCTTCCAGGAACCCATGACGTCCTTGAACCCGGTGTACACGGTGGGGGACCAGATCGCCGAGGCCATCATGCTCCACCAGGGGAAAAGCCGGAGGGAGGCCATGGAGCTCGCCGCCCACATGCTGGACCTGGTGGGGATTCCTGAGCCCAAGAAGCGGCTTGCCAACTACCCCCACCAGATGTCCGGGGGGATGCGGCAGCGGGTGATGATCGCCATGGCGCTTTCCTGCAACCCTTCGCTTCTCATCGCCGACGAGCCCACCACCGCCTTGGACGTGACCATCCAGGCGCAGATCCTGGAGCTGATGAAGAAGCTTCAGGAGGAGATCGGGATGAGCATTCTCTTCATCACCCACAACCTGGGGGTGGTGGCGGAGATGGCGGACCGGGTGGTGGTGATGTACGCGGGGCGGGCGGTGGAGCAGGCGGACGTGGTGCCGCTTTTCAGGGAACCGCTCCACCCGTACACCCGGGGGCTTCTCCACTCGGTGCCCCGGCTGGACCTTGCGGCGGAGCGCAAGGAGCGGTTGGAGGCCATTCCTGGGAACGTGCCGAACCCGCTTTACCTGCCTTCTGGTTGCGCCTTCCACCCCCGGTGCAAGCACTACGTGGAGGGGCTTTGCGACCGGGAGGTGCCGCCCTTGGAGGAAGTGGGGGACGGGCGGCAGGTGCGGTGCGTGCGCTGGCGGGAGATCCGGGAGGTTAGGGCATGA
- a CDS encoding ABC transporter ATP-binding protein: MSGVLLEVKDLKKHFPIRGGVLSRVVGSVKAVDGVSFAIRRGEVLGLVGESGSGKTTVGRTLLRLIEPTGGRILFDGEDITELPKDKLRPYRRRMQIIFQDPFSSLNPRMTVGDIIAEPLVIHGIGKTPQERTERVAELLKLVGLSPDHMRRYPHEFSGGQRQRIGIARALAVAPEFIVADEPVSALDVSIQAQVVNLLQDLKEELGLTLLFIAHDLAVVEYISDRVAVMYLGKVMEIASSRELYRNPKHPYTEALLSAVPIPDPTVKRERIVLQGDIPSPINPPSGCVFRTRCRYALPECAHTVPELKEVAPGHYKACIRDDIL, encoded by the coding sequence ATGAGCGGGGTCCTGCTGGAGGTCAAGGACCTCAAGAAGCACTTTCCCATCCGGGGCGGGGTGCTTTCCCGGGTGGTGGGGAGCGTGAAGGCGGTGGACGGGGTATCCTTCGCCATCCGGCGGGGGGAGGTACTGGGGCTTGTGGGGGAGTCGGGGAGCGGCAAGACCACGGTGGGCCGCACCCTGTTGCGCCTCATTGAGCCCACGGGGGGAAGGATCCTTTTTGACGGGGAGGACATCACCGAGCTGCCCAAGGACAAGCTAAGGCCCTACCGCCGCCGGATGCAGATCATCTTCCAAGACCCCTTTAGCTCCCTGAACCCGCGGATGACGGTGGGGGACATCATCGCCGAGCCCCTGGTGATTCACGGCATCGGCAAGACGCCCCAGGAGCGGACCGAGCGGGTGGCGGAGCTCCTAAAGCTCGTGGGGCTTTCTCCCGATCACATGCGCCGCTACCCCCACGAGTTTTCCGGGGGGCAGAGGCAACGCATCGGCATCGCCCGGGCCCTGGCGGTGGCACCGGAGTTCATCGTGGCGGACGAGCCGGTTTCCGCCCTGGACGTGTCCATCCAGGCCCAGGTGGTGAACCTTCTCCAGGACCTGAAGGAGGAGCTGGGCCTCACCCTGCTCTTCATCGCCCACGACCTGGCGGTGGTGGAGTACATCTCCGACCGGGTGGCGGTGATGTACCTGGGCAAGGTGATGGAGATCGCTTCTTCGCGGGAGCTCTACCGCAACCCCAAGCACCCCTACACCGAGGCCTTGCTCTCGGCGGTGCCCATTCCTGACCCCACGGTGAAGCGGGAGCGCATTGTGCTCCAGGGGGATATTCCTTCCCCCATCAACCCCCCTTCGGGGTGCGTCTTCCGCACCCGTTGCCGCTACGCCCTCCCCGAGTGCGCCCACACCGTGCCCGAACTCAAGGAGGTGGCCCCGGGCCACTACAAGGCCTGCATCCGGGACGACATCCTCTGA
- a CDS encoding acetoin utilization AcuB family protein yields MLVKDVMRSPVVTVGPDATLEEAYRLLLERGIRHLPVVAEGRLLGIVTDRDIRLATSHLNPKGPCPGCTQVAEVMTRGVVTAHPLDPVEEAARVMRERKIGSLPVLEEGALVGIVTGIDLLDALLKLTGVTEPSGRLEVRLPDRVGELARLTGFLAGRGVNIHSLFSYPEDGDFVRAVVRVNTLETHLLAESLRREGFEVLWPPKKPW; encoded by the coding sequence ATGCTGGTCAAGGACGTGATGCGCTCCCCCGTGGTCACGGTGGGGCCGGACGCCACCCTGGAAGAGGCCTACCGCCTCCTCCTGGAGAGGGGCATCCGGCACCTACCCGTGGTGGCCGAAGGGCGGCTTCTGGGCATCGTCACCGACCGGGACATCCGCCTGGCCACCAGCCACCTGAACCCCAAGGGCCCCTGCCCGGGGTGCACCCAGGTGGCCGAGGTGATGACCCGGGGCGTGGTCACCGCCCACCCCCTGGACCCGGTGGAGGAGGCGGCCCGGGTGATGCGGGAGAGGAAGATCGGTTCCCTGCCGGTCTTGGAAGAGGGGGCTTTGGTGGGCATCGTCACGGGCATAGACCTCCTGGATGCCCTGCTTAAGCTCACCGGGGTCACGGAGCCTTCGGGAAGGCTGGAGGTCCGCCTTCCGGACAGGGTAGGGGAACTGGCCCGCCTCACGGGGTTCTTGGCGGGCCGGGGGGTGAACATCCACTCCCTCTTCTCCTACCCGGAGGATGGGGACTTCGTGCGGGCGGTGGTGCGGGTAAACACCCTGGAAACCCACCTCTTGGCGGAGAGCTTGAGGCGGGAAGGGTTTGAGGTGCTTTGGCCCCCCAAGAAGCCATGGTGA
- a CDS encoding acetoin utilization protein AcuC, whose amino-acid sequence MVIYRDEYRLYNFGPDHPFSPVRLEMLTSLLQALGVWRTPHLPPEATREEVLAVHSERLVKRVEAASLGERVPDLEHYGLGTGDTPVFPGMDRAARILVGGTLEGARRILSGEKRVLQLGGGLHHAQYDRASGFCVYNDLSVAIRHLTRAGLRVAYLDIDVHHGDGVQWIHYEEKEVLTLSLHESGRYLFPGTGHVHELGRGEGVGKKLNLPLEPFTEDGSYVEVFEALVPWALRAFRPDVLVVQAGADAHYLDPLADLLLTTRAYERLFRLILEYAEAYAGGRVLFTLGGGYSLDGAVRVWAILYHVFHGLPLPERLPEGWLRAWEGRLGRSLTPTLHDPEDPYPEIPRRPEIEKRNRLTLSRLTELVSSYLLD is encoded by the coding sequence ATGGTGATCTACCGGGACGAGTATCGCCTCTACAACTTTGGCCCGGACCATCCCTTCTCCCCCGTGCGCCTGGAGATGCTCACCTCCCTTCTCCAGGCCCTGGGGGTGTGGCGGACGCCCCACCTTCCCCCGGAGGCCACCCGGGAGGAGGTGCTCGCCGTTCACTCCGAGCGCCTGGTGAAGCGGGTGGAGGCGGCAAGCCTTGGGGAAAGGGTGCCGGACCTGGAGCACTATGGCTTGGGCACGGGGGATACCCCCGTCTTCCCCGGCATGGACCGGGCGGCCCGCATCCTGGTGGGGGGGACCCTCGAGGGGGCGAGGCGCATCCTTTCCGGGGAAAAGCGGGTGCTCCAACTGGGAGGGGGCCTGCACCACGCCCAGTACGACCGGGCCTCGGGGTTTTGCGTGTACAACGACCTCTCCGTGGCCATCCGCCACCTGACCCGGGCCGGGCTTCGGGTGGCCTACCTGGACATTGACGTTCACCACGGGGACGGGGTGCAGTGGATCCACTACGAGGAGAAGGAGGTCCTCACCCTAAGCCTCCACGAGTCGGGCCGTTACCTTTTCCCCGGCACCGGGCACGTGCACGAGCTGGGCCGGGGGGAGGGGGTGGGGAAGAAGCTCAACCTTCCCCTGGAGCCTTTTACCGAGGACGGAAGCTACGTGGAGGTCTTTGAGGCCTTGGTGCCCTGGGCCCTAAGGGCCTTCCGGCCCGATGTTTTGGTGGTCCAGGCGGGGGCGGACGCCCACTACCTGGACCCCTTGGCGGACCTCCTCCTCACCACCCGGGCCTACGAAAGGCTTTTCCGCCTCATCCTGGAGTACGCCGAGGCCTATGCGGGGGGACGGGTCCTCTTTACCCTGGGGGGCGGGTACAGCCTGGACGGGGCGGTGCGGGTCTGGGCCATCCTTTACCACGTCTTCCACGGCCTTCCCTTGCCCGAGCGCCTCCCGGAGGGGTGGCTTAGGGCCTGGGAAGGGCGGCTTGGGCGGTCCCTTACCCCTACCCTCCACGACCCCGAGGACCCCTACCCGGAAATCCCTAGGCGGCCGGAGATAGAAAAGCGGAACCGGCTTACCCTAAGCCGGCTCACAGAACTTGTCTCCTCCTACCTGCTAGACTAG
- the ttuB gene encoding sulfur carrier protein TtuB: MKVILRLPERKEVEVRGDRPLKEVLLELGLNPETVVAVRGEELLTLDQVVGEGETLEVLSAISGG, from the coding sequence GTGAAGGTCATTCTGCGCCTGCCCGAGCGCAAGGAGGTGGAGGTTAGGGGGGACAGGCCCCTAAAGGAGGTTCTCCTGGAGCTTGGCCTGAACCCGGAGACGGTGGTGGCCGTGCGGGGGGAGGAGCTCCTCACCCTGGACCAGGTGGTGGGGGAAGGGGAGACCCTAGAGGTGCTTTCCGCCATCTCGGGAGGCTAG
- the ttuA gene encoding tRNA-5-methyluridine(54) 2-sulfurtransferase, translating into MVCKVCGEKAQVEVRSRGFALCRAHYLDWFVKETERAIRRHGMLKPGERVLVAVSGGKDSLALWDVLSRLGYEAVGLHIELGIGEYSRRSLEVTEAFARERGLELWVVDLKEAYGFGVPELAALSGRVACSACGLSKRYILNQVAVEGGFRAVATGHNLDDEAAVLFGNLLNPQEDALVRQGPVLPEKPGLAARVKPFYRFSEREVLSYTLLRGIRYLHEECPNAQGAKSLLYKEALNLVEKEMPGAKLRFLEGFLEKLQPRLQAGEEVALRECERCGYPTTGSVCSFCRMWDAVYRRAKKRRLLPEEAAFHPHVEPLRVR; encoded by the coding sequence GTGGTCTGCAAGGTCTGCGGGGAAAAGGCCCAGGTGGAGGTGCGCTCCCGGGGCTTTGCCCTCTGCCGGGCGCACTACCTGGACTGGTTCGTGAAGGAGACGGAAAGGGCCATCCGCCGCCACGGGATGCTCAAGCCCGGGGAGCGGGTTCTGGTGGCGGTCTCTGGGGGGAAGGACTCCTTGGCCCTCTGGGACGTGCTAAGCCGCCTGGGCTACGAGGCGGTGGGGCTTCACATTGAGCTGGGTATCGGGGAGTACTCCCGGCGGAGCCTCGAGGTCACGGAGGCCTTCGCCCGGGAAAGGGGCCTGGAGCTTTGGGTGGTGGACCTCAAGGAGGCCTATGGCTTTGGCGTGCCGGAGCTCGCCGCCCTCTCCGGGCGGGTGGCCTGCTCCGCCTGTGGGCTTTCCAAGCGCTACATCCTCAACCAGGTGGCGGTGGAAGGGGGGTTCCGCGCCGTGGCCACGGGCCACAACCTGGACGACGAGGCCGCGGTGCTTTTCGGCAACCTCCTCAACCCCCAGGAGGACGCCCTGGTCCGCCAGGGGCCGGTCCTGCCCGAGAAGCCCGGCCTCGCCGCCCGGGTCAAGCCCTTCTACCGCTTTAGCGAGCGGGAAGTTCTCTCCTACACCCTCCTGCGGGGCATCCGCTACCTGCACGAGGAGTGCCCCAACGCCCAGGGGGCGAAGAGCCTCCTCTACAAGGAGGCCTTAAACCTGGTGGAGAAGGAAATGCCGGGGGCCAAGCTCCGCTTCCTGGAGGGTTTTTTGGAGAAACTACAACCCCGGTTGCAGGCGGGGGAGGAGGTGGCCCTTAGGGAGTGCGAGCGCTGCGGCTACCCTACCACGGGAAGCGTCTGCTCCTTCTGCCGCATGTGGGACGCCGTGTACCGAAGGGCCAAGAAAAGGCGGCTCCTTCCGGAAGAGGCGGCCTTCCATCCCCACGTGGAGCCCCTCCGTGTCCGTTAA
- a CDS encoding DUF1653 domain-containing protein → MSVKPGLYRHYKGGLYQVLFLARHSETEEVMVVYQALYGERGYWVRPLSLWLAPVEVEGKAVPRFQPLEE, encoded by the coding sequence GTGTCCGTTAAGCCGGGGCTTTACCGCCACTATAAGGGAGGGCTTTACCAAGTCCTCTTCCTGGCCCGCCACTCGGAAACGGAGGAGGTGATGGTGGTCTACCAGGCCCTCTATGGGGAAAGGGGGTACTGGGTCCGGCCCTTATCCCTTTGGCTTGCCCCCGTGGAGGTGGAAGGGAAGGCGGTGCCCCGCTTCCAACCCCTGGAGGAGTAG
- a CDS encoding alpha-amylase family glycosyl hydrolase, whose amino-acid sequence MWWKEAVIYQIYPRSFQDSNGDGIGDLEGIRRRLPYLKSLGVDALWLSPFYKSPMKDFGYDVADYCDVDPIFGTLEDFDRLLQEAHALGLRVLIDLVPNHTSSEHPWFLESRASRESPKRDWYVWADPAPDGGPPNNWQSFFGGPAWTLDERTGQYYLHQFLPEQPDLNWRNPEVREAIYEVMRFWLRRGVDGFRVDVLWLLAEDLLLRDEPGNPDWRPGMWDRGRHLHLFTEDQPETYAYVREMRFVLDEFSAPGRERVMVGEIYLPYPQLVRYYQAGCHLPFNFHLIFRGLTDWRPENIARIVEEYERLLTRLDWPNWVLGNHDQPRLASRLGEAQARVAATLLFTLRGTPTWYYGDELALPNGEIPPEKVQDPAALRQKDRKGEHGLPPGRDPERTPMPWDDSPHAGFSTAEPWLPLNPDWPRRNVAAMERDPRSMLHLVRRLIALRKDPGLLYGAYRTYWAQEGVYAYLRGEGWLVALNFTDKEKALPLPRGGQVALSTHLDREERVGDLLRLRPDEGVVVRLD is encoded by the coding sequence ATGTGGTGGAAAGAGGCGGTGATTTACCAGATTTACCCGCGAAGCTTCCAGGATAGCAACGGCGATGGCATCGGGGACCTGGAGGGCATAAGGCGGCGGCTTCCCTACCTCAAGTCCTTGGGGGTGGATGCCCTTTGGCTTTCCCCCTTTTACAAGAGCCCCATGAAGGACTTCGGCTACGATGTGGCCGACTACTGCGACGTGGACCCCATCTTTGGGACCCTCGAGGACTTTGACCGCCTCCTCCAAGAGGCCCATGCCCTGGGGCTAAGGGTCCTCATAGACCTGGTGCCCAACCACACCTCCAGCGAGCACCCCTGGTTTTTGGAGTCCCGGGCCTCCCGGGAAAGCCCCAAGCGGGACTGGTACGTCTGGGCCGACCCTGCCCCCGATGGGGGCCCGCCCAACAACTGGCAGAGCTTCTTTGGCGGCCCCGCCTGGACCCTGGACGAAAGGACGGGGCAGTACTACCTCCACCAGTTCCTCCCCGAGCAACCGGACCTCAACTGGCGCAACCCCGAGGTGCGGGAGGCCATTTATGAGGTCATGCGCTTTTGGCTCCGGCGGGGGGTGGATGGGTTCCGGGTGGATGTCCTTTGGCTTTTGGCCGAGGACCTCCTCCTGAGGGACGAGCCCGGCAACCCCGACTGGCGCCCGGGCATGTGGGACCGGGGCCGGCACCTCCACCTCTTCACCGAGGACCAGCCGGAAACCTACGCCTATGTGCGGGAGATGCGCTTTGTCCTGGACGAGTTTTCCGCCCCCGGGCGGGAGCGGGTGATGGTGGGGGAGATCTACCTGCCCTATCCCCAGCTCGTGCGCTACTACCAGGCGGGTTGCCACCTCCCCTTCAACTTCCACCTCATCTTCCGGGGCCTTACCGATTGGCGGCCCGAGAACATCGCCCGCATCGTGGAGGAGTACGAGCGCCTCCTCACCCGCCTGGACTGGCCCAACTGGGTTCTGGGCAACCACGACCAGCCCCGCCTGGCCTCCCGCCTGGGGGAGGCCCAGGCCCGGGTGGCCGCCACCCTCCTCTTCACCCTGAGGGGCACCCCCACCTGGTACTACGGGGACGAGCTCGCCCTCCCCAACGGGGAGATTCCCCCGGAGAAGGTGCAAGACCCCGCCGCCTTAAGGCAAAAGGACCGCAAGGGCGAGCACGGCCTACCCCCGGGCCGTGACCCCGAGCGCACCCCCATGCCCTGGGACGACTCCCCCCATGCCGGCTTCTCCACCGCCGAGCCCTGGCTTCCCCTCAACCCTGACTGGCCGAGGCGCAACGTGGCGGCCATGGAGCGGGACCCCCGCTCCATGCTCCACCTGGTGCGCCGCCTTATCGCCCTGCGGAAAGACCCTGGCCTCCTTTACGGGGCCTACCGCACCTACTGGGCCCAGGAGGGCGTTTACGCCTACCTTAGGGGGGAAGGGTGGCTTGTGGCCCTCAACTTCACGGACAAGGAAAAGGCCCTTCCCCTGCCTCGAGGGGGGCAGGTGGCCCTCTCCACCCACCTGGACCGGGAGGAGCGGGTGGGGGACCTTCTCCGCCTCAGGCCCGACGAAGGGGTGGTGGTGCGGCTAGACTGA
- a CDS encoding class I SAM-dependent methyltransferase: MALKALFALYPLLQGDYRAVEKALLALEGSGVDHRVFPTHTELSGEEAVVFGALREAFAKAAEEGALVMWALLTNACEAQDPFRLPERLERFAPLEVARRALEGLKAKSALDIGTGTGVFAEAFHGLGLFTVGLDPRADRLEMARAKVKGARFVEGRAESLPFPDGSFDLAFFGLSLHHLDPIPALKEAARVARRVAVLEWPYREEEVGPPLARRLSPETLKALFQEALGSPPHLHLEEAYTLALWEKA; this comes from the coding sequence ATGGCGCTAAAGGCCCTTTTCGCCCTCTACCCCCTCCTGCAAGGGGACTACCGCGCGGTGGAAAAGGCCCTCCTGGCCCTGGAGGGTAGCGGCGTGGACCACCGGGTTTTCCCCACCCACACCGAGCTCTCCGGGGAGGAGGCGGTGGTCTTTGGGGCGCTTCGGGAGGCCTTCGCCAAGGCGGCGGAGGAGGGGGCTTTGGTCATGTGGGCCCTCCTTACCAACGCCTGCGAGGCCCAGGATCCCTTCCGCCTTCCGGAGCGCCTGGAGCGCTTCGCCCCCCTGGAGGTGGCGAGGCGGGCCCTCGAGGGCCTTAAGGCCAAAAGCGCCCTGGACATCGGCACCGGGACCGGGGTCTTCGCCGAGGCCTTCCACGGCCTTGGGCTTTTCACCGTGGGCCTGGACCCGCGGGCCGACCGCCTGGAGATGGCCCGGGCCAAGGTGAAGGGAGCCCGTTTCGTGGAGGGCAGGGCGGAAAGCCTCCCCTTTCCCGACGGGAGCTTTGACCTGGCCTTCTTCGGCCTCTCCCTCCACCACCTGGACCCCATCCCCGCCCTGAAGGAGGCGGCGCGGGTGGCCCGGCGGGTGGCGGTGTTGGAGTGGCCCTACCGGGAGGAGGAGGTGGGCCCGCCCTTGGCCAGGCGCCTCTCCCCAGAAACCCTTAAGGCCCTTTTCCAGGAGGCTTTGGGAAGCCCGCCCCACCTCCACCTGGAGGAGGCGTACACCCTGGCCCTCTGGGAAAAAGCCTAA
- a CDS encoding metallophosphoesterase family protein: MRLGVLSDIHANLPALEAALEALRAEGVDEVLVLGDLVGYGPHPRQVVRRLMEEGLPAIAGAWDLRVAYPVDRALPEGLGKATLEWTRAQLGEKELAYLRSLRLSHRRTYGNFRLVAFHGRPGRPEEGVDLLGPAREFLTLLERYGAKALLLGGRHLPLARRVGQGLVADPGSVGLSLSGEPGADALLLDTDTLETRFLKVPYDLGPLLFDLRAWGLPPALEKVYRTGRFQ, translated from the coding sequence ATGCGTCTTGGGGTCCTTTCCGATATCCACGCCAACCTGCCCGCCCTCGAGGCCGCCCTGGAGGCCCTGCGGGCTGAGGGGGTGGACGAGGTCCTGGTCTTGGGGGACCTCGTGGGCTACGGCCCCCATCCCCGCCAGGTGGTGCGGCGCCTCATGGAGGAAGGGCTTCCCGCCATCGCCGGGGCCTGGGACCTGCGGGTGGCCTACCCCGTGGACCGCGCCCTCCCCGAAGGCCTGGGCAAGGCCACCCTGGAATGGACCCGGGCGCAACTTGGGGAGAAGGAGCTCGCCTACCTCCGTTCCCTGCGCCTTTCCCACCGGCGTACCTATGGGAACTTCCGCCTCGTGGCCTTCCACGGCAGGCCGGGCCGCCCCGAGGAGGGCGTGGACCTCTTGGGCCCGGCCCGGGAGTTCCTCACCCTTTTGGAGCGCTACGGGGCCAAAGCCCTCCTCCTTGGGGGGCGGCACCTGCCCCTGGCCAGGCGGGTGGGCCAGGGGCTCGTGGCGGACCCAGGGAGCGTGGGGCTAAGCCTCTCCGGGGAGCCGGGGGCCGACGCCCTCCTCCTGGACACGGATACCCTCGAGACCCGCTTCCTCAAGGTACCCTACGACCTCGGTCCCCTGCTCTTTGACCTCAGGGCCTGGGGCCTGCCCCCCGCCTTGGAGAAGGTCTACCGCACCGGGCGCTTCCAGTAG